The segment ATTTGTTCATAGGTAATGGCACGCGGCGCTGGTCAGTATTGACTGTGTGAGTCGCACTACCAATACGGATCAAGGAGGCGGAACGGATCGGAACACTTGTGGTCAATGACAACGTATCGCCTATGTTCATTTGCTTTGGAACCTTTGATGTAATCTTTGGACGAGAGCGAAGCTTCCCTTCGTCTGTCAAGAGATAAGGCGGTGTAAATATCTGACCGTCATAGTGGTTGGCAGAGCAGTTACCGCACAGGCCACCACCTGCATTCAAAACCCTTCCATCAGGTAACAAAATTGATAGTGTGTGGTAAACACGAACGACATTGTTTTCCGATAGTTCGGTAAAAGTGTTGGTTTTCGGGTCATAAAGCTCGGGGACAAAATGTACGTTTTCTTCATTGAAAGCAACGCCAAATGTCTGACCACCAGCAATGAAAACTGTTCCATCAGGCAGAACGACGGATGTATGGAAGACTCTTTCCGAATGCATCACGCCATCTTTTCCAGCCGGCCGAACATCCACTTCTTCTCCTGGTCCATTCAGAGTAATGACATGGGCATTATTGGTGGCCCAAGATTTGTCATAGTCAGGAGACCCCCCGATGGTAAGAATCTTTCCTGCCGTCGCATCAAACATTACAGCGTTTCCAGACATggaatcttcatcttctaagCGATCCCCCGCTGCTTGAACACTGCCATTTCCTTCCGTAAAATACCAATTCATGGCTCGGCTAGGACCGGCTTGGAAAACGCTCCCGTTTCGCCATCCGAAAAGCCAGCCATGGTTGTCAGCTCTCCATGGACCTTCCATATCATCAGTTAACATCTCTTTAACTGTGGCTCCAGGAAGCATCGACCAATTTCCAATGATGGGGTCGTAAACTTCTCCGTTTTTTGGAACATTTGAACCTCCAGCCCAGGAGCCACCAATAACAAAGACACGCCCATCAGAGAGAGTTGTAGATGCTTGGTACCCACGACGTAATCTCATTGGAGGTGCCTTGACCCATTGATCAGACGAAGAATCGTATAGACTGGTCTCCGAGGCGTCATTACCGCCAGTGACAACCATCATCCCAGTACCATCAATGGAAATTCCGGGACAAAACATATCATGCGTGGTGTTGGTAACAATCCGTTTTGAAACCACGTTTGATGATGGGTTCCAACGGGTCATTGCCGTCTGACCACCAGGTGTGGAATGAAACGTATCTGACGCCCATGATGACCACAAGACAATGTTTCCAGAGGCCTCTTGAGCCCCTGCAACTGGAACAACTGGAAAATCAAGGGTCGGACCCCAGAGACCTAGCTTGGGATCTCTAGGGATGGTGTATTGTGTCGCATAGATATTGAGTTCGGAGATACCTATCCAGGAGGGGTTCTCTGCCTCAGCACTTACACTGAGCTTTATGTATCGAGCGGATGTAGGCTCGAATACGGATAGTCGCTGTCTGTTTGTGTCTGGCCACATTCCATATGCAATGGGCTCTTCCCACTTGTTCTTGTCGTTGCTGGCGTATATTTCATGTTGAGTAATGAGGCCGTCATCTCTAGTATCAATAGGAGGAAGAATGA is part of the Botrytis cinerea B05.10 chromosome 13, complete sequence genome and harbors:
- the Bcgox1 gene encoding Bcgox1; this translates as MKLQWRELLLGASLGGVNAVSNFMTEAINSERISGYGPVDKPSWEPEFTDQSRPHKGIRIPREEWKLECSSSDAKYPCQSAIDGTNTTSWRSGLSSDGHSIIIDLKKYYTVSALVILPPIDTRDDGLITQHEIYASNDKNKWEEPIAYGMWPDTNRQRLSVFEPTSARYIKLSVSAEAENPSWIGISELNIYATQYTIPRDPKLGLWGPTLDFPVVPVAGAQEASGNIVLWSSWASDTFHSTPGGQTAMTRWNPSSNVVSKRIVTNTTHDMFCPGISIDGTGMMVVTGGNDASETSLYDSSSDQWVKAPPMRLRRGYQASTTLSDGRVFVIGGSWAGGSNVPKNGEVYDPIIGNWSMLPGATVKEMLTDDMEGPWRADNHGWLFGWRNGSVFQAGPSRAMNWYFTEGNGSVQAAGDRLEDEDSMSGNAVMFDATAGKILTIGGSPDYDKSWATNNAHVITLNGPGEEVDVRPAGKDGVMHSERVFHTSVVLPDGTVFIAGGQTFGVAFNEENVHFVPELYDPKTNTFTELSENNVVRVYHTLSILLPDGRVLNAGGGLCGNCSANHYDGQIFTPPYLLTDEGKLRSRPKITSKVPKQMNIGDTLSLTTSVPIRSASLIRIGSATHTVNTDQRRVPLPMNKSIFRNKYLTSPPADPGILIPGYWMLFVIDEHGTPSIAQTIFFSTEKTTGSSRETQSEWGYLESYWRGWKPALVSQSYRAGRELV